From one Paeniglutamicibacter psychrophenolicus genomic stretch:
- a CDS encoding GNAT family N-acetyltransferase, whose translation MSTPEITRTSGAGFAMNPAFRALLTAASDATGARLDALAAQVADLELLVVPGPQGDPLALAAYRRIDGFAVEIEYLAVAPGLRHQGVATALVRRIRADEAAMVIARADDDAVGFYRAAGFHASASPADSRRPSRRRYLCVLPHLPLLRNPVPDDGSVEWIHGEPVPAPVRVVPPSASWPQDFAALAGCLRDALGSRALAIEHLGSTSVPGLWAKPVIDVVLTVEAPGVEEHYVPRLEAAGFVFRLRERNWYGHRLLVSGSGSGLPAANIHVFAPGCPETARMVAFRQWLRTHPADLDAYARIKRASAERINERGGGAGLVMDYNRTKEPFIRDLYARILQGRPGPEEG comes from the coding sequence ATGAGCACACCGGAAATAACCCGCACGTCCGGCGCGGGGTTCGCCATGAACCCCGCGTTCCGGGCGCTGCTCACCGCAGCCTCCGACGCCACCGGCGCACGGCTCGATGCCCTGGCCGCACAGGTCGCAGACCTGGAACTGCTGGTGGTGCCCGGCCCGCAAGGCGACCCGCTGGCATTGGCCGCATACCGGCGCATCGATGGTTTCGCGGTCGAGATCGAATACCTCGCCGTGGCCCCGGGGCTGCGGCACCAGGGGGTTGCCACCGCGCTGGTGCGGCGGATCCGGGCGGACGAGGCCGCCATGGTCATCGCCCGCGCCGATGACGACGCCGTCGGCTTCTACCGGGCCGCAGGGTTCCACGCCAGCGCTTCCCCGGCCGATTCCCGCCGGCCTTCTCGCCGCCGCTACCTCTGCGTGTTGCCCCACCTGCCGCTGCTGCGCAACCCCGTGCCGGATGACGGTTCCGTGGAGTGGATCCATGGCGAACCGGTCCCGGCCCCCGTACGGGTTGTTCCGCCGTCGGCATCCTGGCCGCAGGATTTTGCCGCGCTCGCCGGGTGCCTGCGCGATGCCCTGGGTTCCCGGGCGCTGGCCATCGAGCACCTGGGTTCCACTTCGGTGCCGGGGCTTTGGGCCAAGCCGGTCATTGACGTGGTGTTGACCGTCGAGGCTCCCGGGGTTGAAGAGCACTATGTGCCCCGGCTTGAGGCGGCGGGTTTCGTCTTCCGCCTCCGTGAGCGCAATTGGTACGGCCACCGGCTGCTGGTTTCCGGATCCGGCTCCGGGCTGCCGGCTGCCAACATCCATGTCTTTGCCCCGGGCTGCCCCGAGACCGCACGCATGGTCGCGTTCCGCCAGTGGCTGCGCACGCATCCGGCCGACCTGGATGCCTATGCGCGCATCAAGCGGGCGTCCGCCGAGCGGATCAATGAACGCGGCGGCGGTGCCGGGCTGGTGATGGACTACAACCGGACCAAGGAACCGTTCATCCGCGACCTCTACGCACGGATCCTGCAAGGGCGCCCGGGGCCGGAGGAAGGCTAG
- a CDS encoding phenylacetate--CoA ligase family protein has product MTQTSTRIELPNPLDPEETMSRDQIESIQLTRLQDTLAYAYDRVPLYKEKYDAAGVHPSDLKELADLSKFPFTEKEDLRKTYPFGMFAVPQHEVARIHASSGTTGRATVVGYTQKDLDDWAKMGARCLRLSGVKPGWKVHNAYGYGLFTGGLGAHAAAERLGTTVIPMSGGQTEKQITLIQDFEPDAILCTPTYLLTIGDAMQRAGIDPRKTSLKTAVLGAEPWTEEMRHELEVMFDLDACDIYGLSEVMGPGVAGESNETKDGSHIWEDHFRPEIIDAFDETRVLRDGEHGELVFTSLTKQALPIIRYRTHDLTRLLPGTARPGHRRMGRITGRSDDMIILRGVNLFPSQIEEIALRVPGLSPHFQLEITRPGRMDQLAVRIERREDCDADRAIAAGRELAREIKIHVGSSCEIDVVDPGSLARSSGKLRRIYDLREKK; this is encoded by the coding sequence ATGACCCAGACCTCCACCCGGATCGAACTGCCCAACCCGTTGGACCCGGAAGAAACCATGAGCCGCGACCAGATCGAATCGATCCAGCTCACGCGCCTGCAGGACACCCTGGCCTACGCGTACGACAGGGTTCCCCTGTACAAGGAAAAGTACGATGCCGCCGGCGTGCACCCGAGCGACCTGAAGGAACTGGCGGACCTGTCCAAGTTCCCGTTCACGGAAAAGGAAGACCTGCGCAAGACCTACCCGTTTGGCATGTTCGCCGTTCCGCAGCACGAGGTCGCCCGCATCCACGCATCCTCCGGCACCACCGGCCGGGCCACCGTGGTCGGCTACACCCAGAAGGACCTGGACGACTGGGCCAAGATGGGCGCCCGCTGCCTGCGCCTCTCGGGCGTGAAGCCGGGATGGAAGGTCCACAACGCCTACGGCTACGGCTTGTTCACCGGCGGGCTCGGTGCCCACGCCGCGGCCGAGCGCCTGGGCACCACCGTGATCCCGATGTCCGGCGGCCAGACCGAAAAGCAGATCACGCTGATCCAGGACTTCGAGCCCGACGCGATCCTGTGCACACCCACCTACCTGCTGACCATCGGCGATGCCATGCAGCGGGCCGGGATCGACCCGCGCAAGACCTCGCTGAAGACCGCGGTTCTCGGGGCCGAGCCGTGGACCGAGGAAATGCGCCACGAGCTCGAGGTCATGTTCGACCTGGACGCCTGCGACATCTACGGCCTGTCCGAGGTCATGGGCCCCGGCGTTGCCGGCGAGTCCAACGAGACCAAGGACGGCAGCCACATCTGGGAGGACCACTTCCGCCCGGAGATCATCGACGCCTTCGACGAGACCCGGGTCCTGCGCGACGGCGAGCACGGCGAACTGGTGTTCACCTCGCTGACCAAGCAGGCCCTGCCGATCATCCGCTACCGCACCCACGACCTCACCCGCCTGCTGCCGGGCACCGCCCGGCCGGGGCACCGCCGCATGGGCAGGATCACCGGGCGCAGCGACGACATGATCATCCTGCGGGGCGTGAACCTCTTCCCGTCGCAGATCGAGGAGATCGCGTTGCGGGTGCCGGGACTTTCCCCGCACTTCCAGCTGGAGATCACCCGGCCGGGCCGCATGGACCAGCTGGCGGTGCGCATCGAGCGCCGCGAGGACTGCGACGCCGACCGCGCGATCGCTGCCGGCAGGGAACTTGCCAGGGAAATCAAGATCCATGTCGGTTCGTCCTGCGAGATCGACGTCGTGGACCCCGGTTCCCTGGCCCGTTCCTCGGGCAAGCTGCGCCGCATCTACGACCTGCGCGAGAAGAAGTAG
- the paaI gene encoding hydroxyphenylacetyl-CoA thioesterase PaaI has product MSDTGVDAPLAHPLLKNDYASEWMGIEVLKVDDGHATITMKLRKEMLNGFGIAHGGMIFAFADTAFALSCNPHTGSVDTMTVAAGVDINFLKPGIPGRTLTAVANRRQQSGRSGIYDIQIFQSVPDSEDEVLAEFRGRSRTIPRPS; this is encoded by the coding sequence ATGAGCGACACCGGCGTCGATGCACCCCTGGCACATCCCCTGCTGAAGAACGACTATGCCTCCGAGTGGATGGGCATCGAGGTGCTCAAGGTCGACGACGGGCACGCCACGATCACCATGAAATTGCGCAAGGAAATGCTCAACGGATTCGGCATCGCCCACGGAGGCATGATCTTCGCCTTCGCCGACACCGCCTTCGCGCTCTCCTGCAACCCGCACACCGGCTCGGTCGACACCATGACCGTGGCAGCGGGCGTGGACATCAACTTCCTCAAGCCGGGCATCCCCGGCCGGACCCTGACCGCCGTGGCCAACCGCCGCCAGCAATCCGGGCGCAGCGGAATCTACGACATCCAGATCTTCCAGTCCGTCCCCGATTCCGAGGACGAGGTGCTGGCCGAATTCCGCGGCCGTTCCCGCACCATCCCCAGGCCCTCCTAG
- a CDS encoding TetR/AcrR family transcriptional regulator, with the protein MTASVTNSSPTKRGRPGYDQESVLSIAVEVFNKHGYDATSMGKLAENLGISKSAIYHHVPSKGDLLRLALDEALVPLEAIAEDERASVGTAEERLKFFLRSTIRVLVKRQQYVTLLLRLRGNTEIERDALQRRRAVDRKVSDLVVEAQQEGSLRSDIDPRTTTRLLFGTINSLVEWFREDGNVTAEEVEEHAITMMFDGLHQNGQ; encoded by the coding sequence ATGACTGCCAGCGTTACGAACTCCTCACCGACCAAGCGCGGTCGACCCGGATACGACCAGGAATCCGTCCTCTCGATTGCCGTGGAGGTGTTCAACAAGCACGGCTACGACGCCACCTCCATGGGCAAGCTCGCCGAGAACCTTGGCATCAGCAAGTCCGCGATCTACCACCATGTCCCCTCCAAGGGCGACTTGCTGCGCCTGGCCCTCGATGAGGCGTTGGTTCCGCTCGAGGCCATCGCCGAGGACGAACGTGCCAGCGTGGGCACCGCCGAGGAACGCCTGAAGTTCTTCCTCCGTTCCACGATCCGGGTCCTGGTCAAGCGCCAGCAATACGTGACGCTGCTGCTGCGGCTGCGCGGGAACACCGAGATCGAGCGCGATGCGCTCCAGCGCCGTCGCGCCGTGGACCGCAAGGTCTCTGACCTGGTGGTCGAGGCCCAGCAGGAAGGCTCGCTGCGCAGCGATATCGACCCGCGCACCACCACCCGCCTGCTCTTCGGCACCATCAACTCCCTGGTCGAATGGTTCAGGGAAGATGGAAACGTCACGGCCGAAGAGGTCGAGGAGCATGCCATCACCATGATGTTCGACGGGTTGCACCAGAACGGCCAATAG
- a CDS encoding FtsX-like permease family protein, producing the protein MRATTLARRMAWRDINKSKPRSVLVISLVALPLMVMVLVATLLDSSTPSAAEKTATQLGLFDQQLVSMEGTVGMVQNPRDPSSWHSTEDYQEGAATIPAASLKTMLGAVPPGAHATAVVRGFATVKGPEFSVGAPISAGTFLDPLFSGRYLLREGNWGSDSSVLLTGDLATELGVGLGGTVSLGEEEYPVAGILEDRSEDSSLATDLAAAFGLGNHKSHGVFIAPGHPFAEEFEAWSTSVFVEGMSVTRAEQEALNGKGMGSYDRATMLGAGSAGIWGQANPDSDASDALARILVLFVIGFFVFLEVGLLAGAAFAVGARKQRRSLALLSANGAEAGTIRSISGYSGLFLGGIAVLLGTGLGLLVAWATIRWSEQFAGGFSGWHVPRDLVVALMLLALASSVIAALVPAWSVASHSALSALRSVGEGAARKPRFPVAGFVLLGLGLAAWATALFLGLGAGTYGLLQARSSYIVLGFVVGMVLCTVGMMLGIGHILSLVGKAGHRLPLAARLAIRDIQRNKGRTVPAVSAVIAGTALAAALALAVGHGVAGAGYLDAARSSSVVSVYSTGELDTANTADLDRDTAQENVVLEQLAREGHAVRANSRFGMFHDGHFNVGTDEETMDTFVALLARGSACRFGAREPLVSEKPSSASIQQQIDSMRARVEASDRFTVNYCGVDDGSNASVPGDVSVDVTDQTGLEMVLGKNYAPEVGEAFNRGSAIVTVPEFVDDGGRLTIGVPDYRYPGIYTGEVSIGSSGAVVFAPLKRTMEFDAVEVPNGGASSLPRVMVSAKAILGSGGFVADPRQMVELERSLESGEIEKLNQGLQKFGASIGGSYGPTGIDRLMVQVPWLLVIAASLLILTTAAITTGLALADGREDARVMVGVGASQKTRRRLGGVQAGLVAVLGVVLGLGLGAVPVGILMLILEGTIDTRILVPLLGLLVIPVLAAGIGWAMVERKIPGTRVGA; encoded by the coding sequence GTGCGTGCCACGACGCTGGCCCGGCGCATGGCCTGGCGGGACATCAACAAGAGCAAGCCGCGCTCGGTACTGGTCATCTCTTTGGTTGCCCTGCCGCTGATGGTGATGGTCCTGGTCGCCACCCTCCTGGACAGCAGCACTCCCAGCGCAGCCGAAAAGACGGCCACGCAGCTGGGTCTCTTTGACCAGCAACTCGTGTCGATGGAGGGCACGGTGGGGATGGTACAGAACCCCCGGGACCCCAGCTCCTGGCACAGCACCGAGGACTACCAGGAAGGCGCGGCGACGATACCCGCGGCCAGCCTCAAGACCATGCTCGGCGCCGTGCCGCCCGGCGCGCACGCCACGGCCGTCGTGCGCGGCTTTGCGACGGTGAAGGGGCCCGAGTTCTCCGTGGGTGCACCGATCAGCGCCGGAACGTTTTTGGACCCGCTCTTTTCCGGTCGCTATCTCCTGCGCGAGGGGAACTGGGGAAGCGACTCCTCGGTGCTGCTGACCGGCGACCTGGCCACGGAACTCGGCGTGGGCCTTGGCGGCACAGTCTCATTGGGCGAGGAAGAATACCCGGTCGCCGGGATACTGGAAGACAGGTCGGAGGATTCCTCGCTGGCCACCGACCTGGCCGCGGCGTTCGGGCTCGGAAACCACAAATCCCATGGGGTCTTCATTGCTCCCGGGCATCCCTTCGCCGAGGAATTCGAGGCGTGGTCAACCAGCGTCTTTGTCGAAGGCATGTCGGTGACCAGAGCGGAACAAGAGGCACTGAACGGAAAAGGCATGGGCAGCTATGACCGTGCCACCATGCTGGGAGCCGGATCGGCCGGCATCTGGGGACAGGCAAATCCGGACTCCGATGCCTCGGACGCTCTCGCCCGGATCCTGGTCCTCTTTGTCATCGGGTTCTTCGTGTTCCTGGAAGTCGGGCTGCTTGCCGGCGCGGCCTTTGCCGTGGGTGCCCGAAAACAACGAAGGTCCCTGGCGCTGCTGTCCGCCAACGGTGCCGAAGCCGGAACCATCCGGTCGATCAGCGGGTACTCCGGGTTGTTCCTTGGGGGAATCGCGGTCCTGCTGGGAACCGGGCTCGGATTGTTGGTTGCCTGGGCCACGATCCGATGGAGCGAGCAATTTGCCGGCGGGTTTTCGGGCTGGCACGTTCCCCGGGACCTGGTCGTCGCCTTGATGCTGCTGGCACTGGCCAGTTCCGTCATTGCCGCGCTGGTTCCGGCATGGTCGGTGGCCAGCCACAGCGCCCTTTCGGCCCTGCGCAGCGTCGGGGAGGGCGCTGCACGCAAGCCCAGGTTCCCGGTGGCCGGGTTCGTGCTCCTGGGACTGGGGCTTGCCGCCTGGGCCACGGCGCTGTTCCTGGGACTGGGCGCCGGCACCTACGGATTGCTGCAGGCGCGCAGCAGTTACATCGTCCTGGGATTCGTCGTCGGAATGGTTCTGTGCACCGTGGGCATGATGCTGGGCATCGGTCACATCCTTTCGCTCGTGGGGAAGGCCGGACACCGGCTGCCGCTGGCTGCACGCCTCGCGATCCGCGACATCCAGCGCAACAAGGGACGCACCGTGCCGGCGGTGTCCGCCGTGATTGCCGGCACCGCGCTGGCCGCGGCCCTGGCGCTCGCCGTGGGACACGGCGTCGCGGGGGCCGGTTACCTCGATGCCGCCCGGTCCTCATCGGTGGTCTCGGTGTATTCCACGGGAGAGTTGGACACGGCAAACACCGCTGACCTGGACAGGGACACAGCCCAGGAAAACGTGGTGCTGGAACAGCTGGCCCGGGAGGGGCATGCGGTGCGCGCCAACTCCCGCTTCGGGATGTTTCACGACGGTCATTTCAACGTCGGAACCGACGAGGAAACCATGGACACCTTCGTGGCGCTGCTGGCCCGCGGGAGCGCCTGCCGATTCGGGGCCCGCGAGCCGCTTGTCTCGGAGAAACCAAGCAGTGCGTCCATCCAGCAACAGATCGACTCCATGCGTGCCCGGGTCGAGGCGAGTGACAGGTTCACCGTGAACTACTGCGGCGTCGACGACGGATCCAACGCTTCCGTACCCGGCGACGTCTCGGTGGATGTCACCGACCAGACCGGACTGGAGATGGTGCTGGGGAAGAACTACGCCCCGGAGGTCGGTGAGGCATTCAATCGCGGCAGCGCCATCGTCACGGTGCCCGAATTTGTCGACGACGGCGGCCGACTCACCATCGGCGTACCCGACTATAGGTATCCAGGGATCTACACCGGCGAGGTGTCCATCGGGTCATCGGGTGCCGTGGTCTTCGCCCCGCTGAAACGCACCATGGAATTCGACGCAGTGGAAGTGCCCAACGGCGGGGCAAGCTCCCTGCCCAGGGTCATGGTCTCAGCGAAAGCGATCCTTGGCTCCGGGGGCTTCGTCGCGGACCCGAGGCAAATGGTGGAACTTGAACGATCATTGGAATCCGGGGAAATCGAGAAGCTGAACCAGGGGCTGCAGAAGTTTGGGGCGTCCATTGGCGGAAGCTACGGCCCGACGGGCATCGACCGGCTGATGGTCCAGGTGCCGTGGCTGCTGGTCATCGCCGCATCGCTGTTGATCCTCACCACCGCTGCCATCACCACGGGCCTGGCCCTGGCCGACGGCCGCGAGGACGCCCGGGTCATGGTGGGCGTGGGTGCGTCCCAGAAGACCAGGCGCCGCCTTGGCGGGGTGCAGGCCGGATTGGTGGCCGTCCTGGGCGTGGTCCTGGGACTCGGCCTGGGTGCCGTGCCGGTGGGGATCCTGATGCTGATCCTGGAAGGAACGATCGACACCAGGATCCTGGTGCCATTGCTCGGGCTGCTGGTGATCCCGGTGCTGGCGGCCGGCATCGGCTGGGCCATGGTGGAGCGCAAGATCCCGGGAACTAGGGTGGGTGCATGA
- a CDS encoding GNAT family N-acetyltransferase — MSHRPDPRSAACLRPWTDSVNDIAAILDAFDSDDMAAQAGEPISTEAAARRWVAQWIDPGNAGAVAFAIDVAGRAVGHAMAGAIDRRHDTAWVSYWVATEARGTGLASRATAGLAEHCFGALGLFRLELAYRANNPGSAGVARNAGFRIEGLERAKLRYLDEHGNPVRYDVQTCARLRSDGPALVPPLPLAPAGTA; from the coding sequence ATGAGCCACAGACCAGATCCCCGTTCTGCGGCGTGCCTGCGCCCCTGGACCGACTCCGTCAATGACATCGCCGCGATCCTCGATGCCTTCGACAGCGATGACATGGCGGCACAGGCCGGGGAGCCCATCAGCACCGAGGCAGCCGCACGGCGCTGGGTGGCACAGTGGATCGATCCCGGGAACGCGGGCGCCGTGGCCTTCGCCATTGACGTGGCGGGCAGGGCCGTCGGGCACGCGATGGCCGGCGCCATCGACCGCCGCCACGACACGGCATGGGTGTCGTACTGGGTCGCGACCGAGGCCCGCGGTACGGGGCTGGCCTCGCGGGCGACCGCCGGCCTGGCCGAGCACTGCTTCGGTGCCCTGGGGCTCTTTCGCCTCGAACTGGCCTACCGGGCAAACAATCCAGGCTCAGCCGGAGTGGCCAGGAACGCAGGGTTCCGCATCGAGGGCCTGGAACGCGCGAAGCTGCGCTACCTGGACGAACACGGCAACCCGGTCCGGTACGACGTGCAGACCTGCGCCCGGCTGCGCAGCGACGGCCCCGCACTTGTCCCGCCGCTGCCGCTCGCCCCTGCGGGTACCGCGTAA
- a CDS encoding PadR family transcriptional regulator, producing MSIKHSLLVMLEQQQRYGFELREEFERSTGSTWPLNIGQVYTTLDRLERDGLVSDLGTDERGHRYYSITEAGRMEVATWFSTPVAPSTPPRNELAIKLALALGIPRVDVAAVIQTQRLSTIQTMQGYVRSRREADKANKAEDFSWRLVLESLIYSAEAELKWLDHCEAKMLTMAKPPTSGTASAQAAPARTLELS from the coding sequence GTGTCAATCAAGCATTCATTGCTGGTCATGCTGGAACAGCAGCAACGTTATGGGTTCGAGCTGCGCGAGGAGTTCGAACGTTCCACCGGAAGCACCTGGCCGCTGAACATCGGGCAGGTCTACACAACACTGGACCGGCTTGAACGCGACGGACTGGTCAGCGACCTGGGCACGGACGAACGCGGTCACCGCTACTACTCCATCACCGAGGCGGGGCGGATGGAGGTCGCCACATGGTTCTCCACCCCGGTGGCACCCAGCACCCCGCCGCGCAACGAGCTGGCCATCAAGCTCGCCCTGGCGCTTGGAATACCGCGGGTCGACGTCGCCGCGGTCATCCAGACCCAACGGCTCTCGACCATCCAGACCATGCAGGGATACGTGAGGTCCCGGCGCGAGGCCGACAAGGCCAACAAGGCAGAGGACTTTTCCTGGCGGTTGGTCCTGGAGTCGCTGATCTACTCGGCGGAGGCCGAGCTGAAGTGGCTGGACCACTGCGAGGCGAAAATGCTGACCATGGCCAAGCCCCCCACCTCGGGAACCGCATCCGCGCAAGCCGCACCTGCCCGCACGCTGGAACTATCGTGA
- a CDS encoding nicotinamide mononucleotide transporter, with the protein MDELFYNLFTQAPGTDSGTQVALFALSALLSCIAMVVLARRNDLGWWAQVLAVFAGPLVIALQFEASLLAYAVPALLAAAFGLWRFSKFEISGRFGRKVIQRGFSVKSLLIGVLLVLVFTALRMGRMLTSGFIFTEGTSALWISFAAEAALIVSLLGIACGYRWAWLASTASAIVYVALLFDTNPALALLGVTVFQALAGIYGWFAWRNLPTQASMEADATPGAKYPPSPYAA; encoded by the coding sequence GTGGACGAACTTTTCTACAATCTCTTCACCCAGGCCCCCGGAACGGATTCCGGAACCCAGGTGGCACTCTTTGCCCTCTCGGCACTGCTCAGCTGCATCGCCATGGTGGTGCTTGCCCGGCGCAACGACCTGGGCTGGTGGGCACAGGTCCTCGCGGTCTTCGCCGGACCGCTGGTCATCGCCCTGCAATTCGAGGCGTCCCTACTCGCCTATGCCGTGCCGGCCCTGCTGGCGGCGGCCTTCGGCCTGTGGCGCTTCTCCAAGTTCGAAATCTCCGGGAGGTTCGGACGCAAGGTCATCCAGCGCGGGTTCAGCGTCAAGTCCCTGCTGATCGGCGTGCTGCTGGTGCTGGTGTTCACGGCCCTGCGCATGGGCCGCATGCTGACTTCCGGGTTCATCTTCACGGAGGGAACCTCGGCCTTGTGGATCTCCTTCGCGGCCGAGGCCGCGCTGATCGTGTCACTTCTCGGCATCGCGTGCGGTTACCGCTGGGCATGGCTGGCCAGCACCGCATCGGCCATCGTCTATGTCGCCCTGCTCTTTGACACCAACCCCGCCCTCGCACTGCTCGGCGTCACGGTCTTCCAGGCCCTGGCCGGAATCTACGGCTGGTTCGCCTGGCGCAACCTGCCCACCCAGGCCTCGATGGAAGCCGATGCGACTCCTGGCGCGAAGTACCCGCCAAGCCCGTACGCCGCTTAG
- a CDS encoding ClpX C4-type zinc finger protein — MADTGQCSFCGRSREACGKLAYGPGVAICSDCTENCASLHAGGVASEPWLEMTREQVLELLPRISAVAAQVEQRLAAWVGVARDKGASWARVGEALAMTRQSAWERFKQPGNHRTKGHEPPMADTQG, encoded by the coding sequence ATGGCGGATACCGGCCAGTGCAGCTTTTGCGGGCGTTCCCGGGAAGCCTGCGGCAAGCTTGCCTATGGGCCGGGTGTCGCCATTTGTTCCGACTGCACGGAAAACTGCGCTTCCCTGCATGCCGGCGGGGTCGCCTCCGAGCCGTGGCTCGAAATGACCCGGGAGCAGGTGCTGGAGCTGTTGCCCCGGATTTCCGCGGTGGCCGCGCAGGTCGAGCAGCGCTTGGCCGCGTGGGTGGGCGTCGCCCGGGACAAGGGCGCCAGCTGGGCGCGCGTGGGCGAGGCCCTGGCCATGACACGGCAATCGGCCTGGGAACGGTTCAAGCAGCCCGGCAACCATCGGACCAAGGGCCACGAACCGCCGATGGCGGATACACAGGGCTGA
- a CDS encoding MFS transporter, whose product MAKRQGNPAAFGRLLASNAFESVADNATRTLLPVIAVASLGAGTAEVGLLNALGLGAFLVLGLPIGALVDRLPKLRAMRAADLARAALTLSIPLLFLLGSLDTWHLLLAAALLGIADVFFTSASGALVPSLVGTNELGVAYARLQRVSSLASIGTPAVATAGLKILAAPLALVLGSGGYLCSALLLPRTTGHVPPPATGPRQRFWHSIAQGLSMAVRHRSMRALLLSNMLLNAAAMLGNSVLAVFVISSLGFSAASFALVGTVSASGGLVASLVAPRLLVRMGIGRLKIAASLGCVPAVAALALAEILPGPTLAWVAAESFLWAFMLVLATVAGAGVIPQLCEESLLGTVMAGNRFFTLGIMPLASIAGGIAASTLGIQPVLWAWALLAGFSALPILFSPLRTWHQGPEPQGTNA is encoded by the coding sequence GTGGCGAAAAGGCAGGGAAACCCCGCGGCCTTCGGCAGGCTCCTGGCGTCCAACGCCTTCGAGTCCGTGGCCGACAACGCCACCCGAACCCTACTGCCGGTGATCGCCGTGGCAAGCCTCGGCGCGGGCACGGCGGAGGTCGGCCTGCTCAACGCCCTGGGACTCGGGGCCTTCCTGGTCCTGGGACTGCCGATCGGCGCCCTGGTCGACCGGCTCCCCAAGCTCCGTGCCATGCGCGCTGCGGACCTCGCCCGGGCCGCACTCACCCTGTCGATCCCGCTGCTCTTCCTGCTGGGTTCCCTGGACACGTGGCATTTGCTGTTGGCCGCCGCACTGCTGGGCATCGCCGATGTCTTCTTCACCTCGGCCAGCGGGGCGCTGGTCCCATCCCTTGTGGGGACCAACGAACTGGGTGTCGCCTATGCCAGACTCCAGCGCGTCTCCAGCCTGGCCTCGATCGGCACCCCGGCGGTGGCGACCGCGGGGTTGAAGATCCTCGCCGCACCGCTGGCCCTGGTCCTGGGCAGCGGTGGATACCTGTGCTCCGCACTTTTGCTGCCCCGAACCACCGGCCACGTCCCACCCCCGGCAACCGGGCCACGGCAGCGGTTCTGGCACTCGATCGCCCAAGGATTGTCGATGGCCGTTCGCCATCGCTCGATGCGCGCGCTGCTGCTGTCGAACATGCTGCTCAACGCCGCAGCGATGCTGGGAAACTCGGTCCTCGCCGTCTTCGTGATCTCATCGCTGGGGTTTTCCGCCGCATCCTTCGCCTTGGTCGGGACCGTCTCGGCAAGCGGCGGCCTGGTTGCCTCGCTTGTTGCCCCGCGGCTGCTCGTGCGCATGGGCATCGGAAGGCTGAAGATCGCGGCATCGCTCGGCTGCGTGCCGGCGGTTGCGGCCCTGGCGCTGGCCGAAATCCTTCCGGGTCCGACCCTGGCCTGGGTGGCCGCGGAGTCATTCCTCTGGGCCTTCATGCTGGTGCTGGCCACCGTCGCCGGCGCCGGGGTCATCCCGCAGCTGTGCGAGGAATCGCTGCTTGGCACGGTCATGGCCGGCAACCGATTCTTCACGCTCGGGATCATGCCGCTTGCCAGCATCGCCGGGGGTATCGCGGCATCCACCCTCGGGATCCAGCCGGTGCTGTGGGCGTGGGCGTTGCTGGCAGGGTTCTCGGCCCTGCCCATCCTCTTCTCCCCGCTGCGCACCTGGCACCAGGGCCCCGAACCCCAGGGAACCAACGCCTGA
- a CDS encoding ABC transporter ATP-binding protein, producing MSAPVKRQLLELSGVTKTYGTGDTAVAALRDVSFSVDEGEFVAVMGPSGSGKSSLLALAGGLDAATSGEVYIQDTPLGRLGRAELARLRRRAVGYVFQDFNLIPTLTAVENAALPLELDGWKPAKAHRVARNALRQVGIEHLAERFMDQLSGGQQQRVAIARAVIGERSLILADEPTGALDSVTGNGVLEVLRQRADAGAAVVMVTHEPRHAGWADRVVFLKDGRIVDQTALQTDPASLLVTG from the coding sequence GTGAGCGCCCCGGTGAAACGGCAGTTGCTGGAACTGTCGGGCGTGACCAAGACCTACGGCACCGGGGACACCGCCGTTGCCGCATTGCGCGATGTCTCATTCAGCGTCGACGAGGGGGAATTCGTCGCGGTGATGGGTCCCTCCGGGTCCGGCAAGTCCTCCTTGCTCGCGCTGGCCGGCGGGCTCGACGCAGCCACCAGCGGAGAGGTGTACATCCAGGACACACCGCTGGGCCGGTTGGGCCGGGCCGAATTGGCCCGGCTGCGCCGCCGGGCGGTGGGCTACGTCTTCCAGGACTTCAACCTGATTCCCACGCTGACCGCGGTGGAGAACGCCGCACTGCCGCTGGAGCTCGATGGCTGGAAGCCGGCGAAGGCGCACCGGGTGGCGCGCAACGCCCTGCGCCAGGTGGGCATCGAACACCTGGCCGAGCGGTTCATGGACCAGCTCTCCGGTGGCCAGCAGCAACGGGTCGCCATCGCCCGGGCGGTCATCGGGGAACGCTCCCTGATCCTTGCCGACGAGCCAACCGGGGCGCTGGACTCGGTGACCGGCAACGGTGTCCTCGAGGTGCTGCGCCAGCGCGCGGATGCCGGGGCCGCGGTGGTCATGGTGACGCACGAGCCCCGTCACGCGGGGTGGGCGGACCGTGTGGTGTTCCTCAAGGACGGACGCATCGTGGACCAGACCGCGCTGCAGACCGACCCGGCTTCGTTGTTGGTGACTGGCTGA